From the Pseudomonas sp. SORT22 genome, one window contains:
- a CDS encoding DUF1244 domain-containing protein, translating to MNDQQKLELEAAAFRRLVAHLDSRKDVQNIDLMNLAGFCRNCLSKWYKAAADEKQIELSMDEAREVVYGMPYAEWKSLYQQEASAEQQAAFAKGKPND from the coding sequence ATGAACGATCAACAGAAACTCGAACTTGAAGCCGCCGCCTTCCGCCGCCTGGTTGCCCATCTGGACAGCCGCAAGGACGTGCAGAACATCGACCTGATGAACCTCGCCGGCTTCTGCCGCAACTGCCTGTCCAAATGGTACAAGGCCGCCGCCGACGAAAAGCAGATCGAGCTGAGCATGGATGAGGCCCGCGAAGTGGTTTACGGCATGCCTTACGCCGAATGGAAATCCCTTTACCAGCAAGAAGCCAGCGCCGAACAACAAGCGGCGTTCGCCAAAGGAAAACCCAATGACTGA
- a CDS encoding CidA/LrgA family protein has translation MKPPALNRFVRLLAELAVLLALYKVGGLLAAWLAWPIPGGVMGLALLLLLFALGVLKPAMLQLGAGLLMAEMLLFFIPALMSLLDYGSLLRDEGWRILLVIGVSTLLVMVVTAVTVEWICRWRLRHDA, from the coding sequence ATGAAACCCCCTGCGTTAAACCGATTTGTCCGCCTGCTCGCCGAGCTTGCGGTGTTGCTTGCTCTTTATAAGGTCGGTGGCCTGCTGGCCGCCTGGTTGGCCTGGCCGATTCCCGGCGGGGTCATGGGCCTTGCGCTGTTGCTGCTGCTGTTTGCTTTGGGTGTGCTCAAGCCGGCCATGTTGCAGCTCGGTGCCGGGTTGTTGATGGCCGAGATGCTGCTGTTCTTTATTCCGGCGCTGATGAGCCTGCTTGATTACGGCAGCCTGCTGCGCGATGAGGGCTGGCGGATTTTGCTGGTGATCGGCGTGAGTACCCTGTTGGTGATGGTGGTGACGGCGGTGACGGTGGAGTGGATCTGCCGCTGGAGGTTGCGCCATGACGCTTGA
- a CDS encoding antibiotic biosynthesis monooxygenase codes for MSTPPVTLMVTRRVADGRYQDLMAWLHEGEQLATDFPGYLGSGVLAPPPQGDEFQIIFRFANEQTMHAWEHSASRKAWLARGNGLFAEPSEQRVSGLEGWFGNNPVQRPPRWKQAVAIWLAFFPVSLLFNLIFGHWLGALELVPRILLSTLGLTPLMVYFFIPLSTRLLANWLNASPARPGPQGARNPA; via the coding sequence ATGTCTACCCCACCCGTAACCCTGATGGTTACCCGCCGCGTCGCCGATGGTCGCTACCAGGACCTGATGGCCTGGCTGCACGAAGGCGAACAGCTGGCCACCGACTTTCCCGGCTACCTGGGCTCGGGCGTGCTCGCGCCGCCGCCGCAAGGCGACGAATTCCAGATTATCTTCCGCTTTGCCAACGAGCAGACCATGCATGCCTGGGAGCATTCGGCCTCGCGCAAGGCCTGGCTGGCCCGTGGCAATGGCCTGTTCGCCGAGCCATCGGAACAGCGGGTCAGCGGCCTGGAAGGCTGGTTCGGCAATAACCCGGTGCAGCGCCCGCCGCGCTGGAAGCAGGCGGTGGCGATCTGGCTGGCGTTCTTTCCGGTGTCACTGCTGTTCAACCTGATCTTCGGCCACTGGCTGGGCGCGCTGGAGCTGGTGCCGCGCATCCTTCTCAGTACCCTGGGGCTGACGCCGTTGATGGTGTATTTCTTTATTCCATTGTCGACCCGCCTGCTGGCCAACTGGCTGAACGCCAGCCCCGCCCGCCCGGGGCCGCAGGGCGCGCGCAATCCCGCTTAG
- a CDS encoding LysR family transcriptional regulator translates to MEFKQLRSFLEVVHRGGFTQAGQTLHISQSAVSKQVAQLEQDLGVPLLERQGSQLHLTAAGKIVLERGEAMLRLRQELLSELDDLSQLARGELRLGLPLLGSDALFARLFAEYRRRYPNISIQLFEGGSRSVEQAVLSGELELGGSLTPSDPAFAFQPFCNEPLDALLPTEHPLAAAGQVSLAQLADTPFLLYQRSFVLNDRLLGACQQLGFTPREGGRSGQADFLAALVAAGQGVVLLPSVVARGLERPGVVRLALSAPTDLRWDIAFIWRQGAYLSRAAQAWLQLLREQPQS, encoded by the coding sequence ATGGAATTCAAACAGCTACGCAGTTTTCTTGAAGTGGTGCACCGTGGCGGCTTTACCCAGGCCGGGCAAACCCTGCACATCAGCCAGTCGGCGGTGAGCAAGCAGGTTGCGCAACTGGAGCAGGACCTGGGCGTGCCGCTGCTGGAGCGCCAGGGCTCGCAGTTGCACCTGACCGCTGCCGGCAAGATCGTGCTTGAACGCGGCGAGGCCATGCTGCGCCTGCGCCAGGAACTGCTCAGCGAGCTCGATGACCTGAGCCAGCTGGCCCGCGGCGAACTGCGCCTGGGCTTGCCACTGCTGGGCAGTGATGCGCTGTTCGCACGGTTGTTCGCCGAATACCGGCGGCGCTACCCGAACATCAGCATTCAACTGTTCGAAGGCGGCAGTCGCAGCGTCGAGCAGGCCGTACTGAGCGGGGAACTGGAACTGGGCGGCAGCCTCACCCCCAGCGACCCGGCCTTTGCCTTCCAGCCATTTTGCAACGAGCCCCTCGATGCGCTGCTGCCCACCGAGCACCCTTTAGCCGCTGCCGGCCAGGTCAGCCTGGCGCAACTGGCCGACACGCCGTTCCTGCTTTATCAGCGCAGCTTCGTGCTCAATGACCGATTGCTCGGCGCTTGCCAGCAGTTGGGCTTCACCCCCAGGGAGGGTGGCCGTAGCGGCCAGGCCGACTTTCTCGCCGCGCTGGTGGCGGCCGGCCAGGGGGTGGTGCTGTTGCCCAGTGTGGTGGCCCGCGGCCTGGAACGACCGGGGGTAGTGCGCCTGGCACTGAGCGCGCCGACCGACCTGCGCTGGGACATCGCCTTCATCTGGCGCCAGGGCGCCTACCTGTCGCGCGCCGCCCAGGCCTGGCTGCAGCTGCTGCGCGAGCAGCCACAGTCGTAA
- a CDS encoding HopJ type III effector protein, which produces MTDLSTLRASLKSGEHAFADTLAFIAANYSYQPQAFNNGGVDNAAGQNEGSCKTLGLALLEGLSDDEALLAFGEHYRSVLATPQGSDHSNIRALIEHGLAGVKFAAQPLKRLG; this is translated from the coding sequence ATGACTGACCTGAGTACCCTGCGCGCCAGCCTGAAATCCGGCGAACATGCCTTCGCCGACACCCTGGCCTTCATCGCCGCCAACTACAGCTACCAGCCACAAGCCTTCAACAACGGCGGCGTCGACAACGCAGCCGGGCAAAACGAAGGTTCGTGCAAGACCCTGGGCCTGGCCCTGCTTGAGGGCCTGAGCGATGACGAAGCCCTGCTGGCGTTCGGCGAGCACTACCGCTCGGTGCTGGCCACCCCGCAAGGCAGCGACCACAGCAACATTCGCGCGTTGATCGAGCATGGCCTGGCGGGCGTCAAGTTCGCCGCCCAGCCGCTCAAGCGCCTGGGCTGA
- a CDS encoding alpha/beta fold hydrolase, with amino-acid sequence MSSLEAFPALPVASNCGEAFREITADGYALGGFCWRQQVPDATRPLVIINAATSVRCSYYARFAQYLFGHGLDVITYDYRGIGESRPASMRHFQASWSDWGVLDFEAILQRAQREFRGQPIDVVGHSFGGCAAGLAPSAGQLRRLVTVGAQFAYWRDYAADSRWQLFGKWHVLMPLLTRVFGYFPGKRLGWLEDTPAGVVRDWSTRTAAYEQRPSGRALGELPFARVRAQTLAISLSDDPFGTVAAIERLLAYFEASERSHLRIAPGDIDESRIGHFAFFHSRFQDRLWPIALHWLQHGQLAEGTPGRLISPGA; translated from the coding sequence ATGAGCAGTCTCGAAGCATTCCCGGCTTTGCCCGTTGCCAGCAACTGCGGCGAGGCCTTTCGTGAGATCACCGCCGATGGCTATGCCCTCGGCGGTTTCTGTTGGCGCCAGCAGGTGCCGGACGCCACGCGCCCGCTGGTGATCATCAATGCCGCCACGTCAGTGCGCTGCAGCTACTACGCCCGTTTTGCCCAGTACCTGTTCGGCCATGGCCTGGATGTCATCACCTATGACTATCGTGGCATCGGTGAGTCGCGTCCGGCGTCCATGCGCCATTTCCAGGCGTCCTGGAGCGACTGGGGCGTGCTGGATTTCGAAGCCATCCTGCAACGTGCCCAGCGCGAGTTCCGCGGCCAGCCCATCGATGTGGTCGGCCACAGTTTTGGCGGTTGCGCGGCGGGGCTGGCGCCTTCGGCGGGGCAATTGCGCCGGCTGGTCACAGTGGGCGCGCAGTTTGCCTACTGGCGCGACTATGCCGCCGACAGCCGCTGGCAACTGTTCGGCAAATGGCACGTGCTGATGCCGTTGCTGACCCGCGTGTTCGGTTACTTTCCCGGCAAGCGCCTGGGCTGGCTGGAGGACACCCCGGCCGGGGTGGTGCGCGACTGGAGTACGCGCACGGCGGCGTATGAGCAGCGCCCCAGTGGCCGGGCGCTGGGTGAATTGCCCTTCGCCCGGGTCAGGGCGCAAACCCTGGCCATCAGCCTGAGTGACGACCCGTTTGGCACGGTGGCGGCGATCGAGCGCTTACTGGCGTACTTCGAGGCCAGTGAGCGCAGCCATCTGCGCATCGCCCCGGGGGATATCGATGAAAGCCGGATCGGTCATTTCGCCTTTTTCCACAGCCGCTTCCAGGACCGGCTGTGGCCAATTGCCCTGCACTGGTTGCAGCACGGGCAACTGGCCGAAGGCACGCCAGGGCGCTTGATCAGCCCAGGCGCTTGA
- a CDS encoding alpha/beta hydrolase: MPLAEIPLCVWRTRGLNFSFRGQTIRYWSAGQGEPLLLIHGFPTASWDWHYLWAPLAQRFRVIACDMLGFGDSAKPLHHDYSLLEQADLQQALLAHLQVEQPVHVLGHDYGGSVAQELLARHHEGRVQIASCVFLNGGLFPERHRPLMIQKLLLSRLGWLVGRSFGRDDLVRHVTQIYGPCTHPSESALDDYWSLIASNRGTRILHKLIAYLPERVAHRERWVGAMQAEGVPLRLINGAVDPVSGAHMLERYQELVPNADTVMLQGIGHYPHTEAPVQVLRHYLAFREQPLVSVPQKVAWS, encoded by the coding sequence ATGCCTTTGGCCGAGATTCCATTGTGCGTCTGGCGGACCCGGGGCCTGAATTTCTCGTTCCGTGGCCAGACCATTCGTTACTGGAGCGCAGGGCAGGGCGAACCGCTACTGCTCATTCATGGCTTTCCCACCGCCAGTTGGGACTGGCACTACCTGTGGGCGCCGTTGGCCCAGCGTTTCCGGGTGATTGCCTGTGACATGCTCGGCTTTGGCGATTCGGCCAAACCGCTGCATCATGACTACAGCCTGCTGGAACAGGCCGACCTGCAACAGGCGCTGCTGGCGCATCTGCAGGTCGAGCAGCCGGTGCATGTGCTCGGCCATGACTATGGCGGCAGCGTCGCTCAGGAGTTGCTCGCCCGCCACCATGAGGGCCGGGTGCAGATCGCCAGTTGCGTGTTCCTCAATGGCGGCCTGTTCCCCGAGCGTCATCGGCCGCTGATGATCCAGAAACTGCTGCTCAGCCGCCTGGGCTGGCTGGTCGGGCGCTCGTTCGGGCGTGATGACCTGGTGCGCCACGTTACCCAGATCTACGGCCCCTGCACCCATCCCAGCGAGAGTGCGCTGGACGATTACTGGAGCCTGATTGCTTCCAACCGTGGCACGCGCATCCTGCACAAGCTCATTGCCTACCTGCCCGAGCGGGTCGCCCACCGCGAGCGCTGGGTTGGCGCGATGCAGGCCGAAGGGGTGCCGCTGCGGCTGATCAACGGCGCGGTCGATCCGGTGTCCGGAGCGCATATGCTCGAGCGTTATCAGGAGCTGGTGCCCAATGCCGATACGGTGATGCTCCAGGGCATCGGTCATTACCCCCATACCGAAGCACCGGTACAGGTGCTGCGCCATTACCTGGCGTTTCGTGAACAACCCTTGGTGAGTGTGCCGCAGAAAGTCGCCTGGTCCTGA
- the folM gene encoding dihydromonapterin reductase: MNSPILVTGASQRVGLALALNLAQAGHTVVSASRSKSPEAAHPNIIQFQADLCQEADRLALIEHLQSNYDGLRAIVHNASLWLDDDLANLNTMFKLHVEAPYHLNLALGAQLAKVDKADIIHICDETSSRGSGSHIGYAATKAALQNMVLSFAAKYAPSIRVNAILPGLLILKENSDEAYRQQTLRKALLEFEPGAQPLIDAVRFLLDSQYSTGSNLVINGGRHLKNRIAVD, translated from the coding sequence ATGAACAGCCCAATTCTTGTCACCGGAGCCAGCCAGCGAGTCGGGCTGGCGCTGGCCCTGAACCTGGCGCAGGCCGGCCATACCGTGGTCAGCGCCAGCCGCAGCAAAAGCCCCGAGGCCGCGCACCCGAACATCATCCAGTTCCAGGCCGACCTGTGCCAGGAAGCCGACCGCCTGGCCCTGATCGAGCACCTGCAAAGCAATTACGACGGCTTGCGGGCGATCGTGCACAACGCCTCGTTGTGGCTCGACGATGACCTGGCCAACCTCAACACCATGTTCAAGCTGCACGTCGAGGCGCCCTACCACCTGAACCTGGCCCTCGGCGCGCAACTGGCCAAAGTCGACAAAGCCGACATCATCCATATCTGCGACGAGACCTCCTCGCGCGGCAGCGGCAGCCATATCGGCTATGCCGCCACCAAGGCCGCGCTGCAGAACATGGTGCTGTCGTTCGCTGCCAAGTACGCGCCGAGCATTCGCGTCAACGCGATCCTCCCGGGCTTGCTGATCCTCAAGGAAAACAGCGACGAGGCCTACCGCCAGCAGACCCTGAGAAAGGCCCTGCTGGAATTCGAGCCCGGCGCCCAGCCGCTGATCGATGCCGTGCGTTTTCTGCTCGACAGCCAGTACAGCACCGGCAGCAACCTGGTCATCAACGGTGGCCGCCACCTGAAAAACCGCATCGCGGTAGACTGA
- a CDS encoding PAS domain-containing protein, with translation MINATLLQRMIDASNDGIVVAEQEGDDDTILIYVNPAFERLTGYDANDILYRDCRFLQNDDRDQGARVLIRQAIKDGLPSREILRNYRKDGSAFWNELSITPVLNEADKRKYFIGIQKDVSRQVEAEQRVVELERQLADARARIAALEADQRS, from the coding sequence ATGATCAATGCCACACTGCTGCAGCGCATGATTGACGCCTCTAACGACGGGATCGTGGTGGCCGAACAGGAAGGCGACGACGACACCATCCTGATCTACGTCAACCCGGCCTTCGAGCGCCTGACCGGCTATGACGCCAACGACATCCTCTATCGCGACTGCCGCTTCCTGCAGAACGACGATCGCGACCAGGGCGCCCGGGTATTGATCCGCCAGGCGATCAAGGATGGCCTGCCAAGCCGGGAAATCTTGCGCAACTACCGCAAGGACGGCAGCGCGTTCTGGAATGAACTGTCGATTACCCCGGTGCTCAATGAGGCTGACAAGCGCAAGTATTTCATCGGCATCCAGAAGGATGTCAGCCGCCAGGTCGAAGCCGAACAGAGGGTAGTCGAGCTTGAGCGCCAACTGGCCGACGCCCGCGCGCGCATCGCGGCGCTGGAAGCCGACCAACGGTCTTAA
- a CDS encoding MerR family transcriptional regulator encodes MIEPDQPSLNSREFDHEELFPIREVSRLTGINPVTLRAWERRYGLIQPTRTESGHRLYSQADIDEVRSILGWIERGVAVSKVGRILAKSQNLKSESQSPRSDESQADFNQWQTQLRQAVRAFDERRLERVYGQVFSSYPQLVVFQDILMPVWQELRSTHEAFGQASEWLFLDSFLRGRVLQRLQLAREQQEVRVLLAAIPGQCRELELLVAALLLGTSEIAISVLGLGQPLEELGLVCERMTPHALVLFSNHPPASDLPKRLARLALALECPLLLAGEAADLAQDSLIGSQVACLGSEGRLMRRRLQQYLAGHLDS; translated from the coding sequence ATGATCGAACCAGACCAGCCTTCATTGAATTCCCGTGAGTTTGACCACGAAGAACTGTTCCCGATCCGCGAAGTATCCCGCCTGACCGGTATCAATCCGGTCACCCTGCGTGCCTGGGAGCGCCGTTATGGGCTGATTCAGCCCACGCGCACCGAAAGTGGGCACCGTTTGTACTCGCAAGCGGACATCGACGAGGTACGTAGCATCCTCGGCTGGATCGAGCGCGGGGTTGCCGTCAGCAAGGTCGGGCGCATTTTGGCCAAAAGCCAGAATCTGAAGAGCGAAAGCCAGTCACCGCGTAGCGACGAATCCCAGGCCGATTTCAACCAATGGCAAACCCAGCTGCGCCAGGCCGTGAGGGCTTTCGACGAGCGCCGCCTGGAGCGGGTATACGGCCAGGTGTTCAGTAGTTATCCACAGCTGGTGGTGTTCCAGGACATCCTTATGCCGGTCTGGCAGGAGCTGCGCAGTACCCACGAAGCTTTCGGCCAGGCCAGTGAATGGCTGTTTCTCGACAGCTTCCTGCGCGGGCGGGTGTTGCAACGTTTGCAGCTGGCGCGTGAGCAGCAGGAAGTGCGCGTGCTGCTGGCGGCGATCCCCGGCCAGTGCCGGGAACTTGAGTTGCTAGTGGCGGCGCTGTTGCTCGGCACCAGCGAAATCGCCATCAGCGTGCTCGGCCTCGGTCAGCCGCTGGAAGAGCTTGGCCTGGTCTGCGAGCGCATGACCCCGCATGCTCTGGTGCTGTTTTCCAATCATCCGCCGGCCAGTGATTTACCTAAGCGCCTGGCGCGCCTGGCGCTGGCACTGGAGTGTCCGTTGTTGCTGGCGGGAGAGGCGGCGGACCTGGCTCAGGACAGCCTGATCGGCTCGCAAGTCGCGTGTTTGGGCAGCGAAGGACGCTTGATGCGCCGGCGGCTGCAGCAGTACCTGGCCGGTCACCTGGATTCTTGA
- a CDS encoding SDR family oxidoreductase, producing the protein MSMTIRLDDKVVIVTGAGGGLGRAHALLFARHGARVVVNDLGGSTHGEGASASAADRVVAQICEAGGMAVANHDSVTDGQRIVEQALDSFGRVDIVINNAGILRDKTFHKMDDSDWEQVYQVHLEGAYKVTRAAWPHLREQNWGRVIFTASTSGIYGNFGQANYGAAKLGLYGLTRTLAIEGRKHGVLVNAIAPTGGTRMTEGLIPPQVFEQLKPELVSPLVVYLGSDACQDSGGLYEVGGGWVGKVRWERSLGVGFDPREGFSPEDIAANWQQIGSFDNAVHPKDSLEALQQMMANLQKYPQG; encoded by the coding sequence CTGAGCATGACGATTCGCTTGGACGATAAAGTGGTGATTGTCACCGGCGCTGGCGGTGGCCTGGGTCGCGCCCATGCCCTGCTGTTTGCCCGCCATGGCGCGCGAGTGGTGGTCAACGATCTGGGCGGCTCGACCCACGGCGAAGGCGCCAGCGCCTCGGCTGCCGACCGGGTGGTGGCGCAGATTTGTGAAGCGGGCGGCATGGCCGTGGCCAACCATGACTCGGTCACCGATGGCCAGCGCATTGTCGAACAGGCCCTGGACAGCTTCGGCCGCGTCGATATCGTCATCAACAATGCCGGTATCCTGCGCGACAAGACCTTCCACAAAATGGACGACAGCGATTGGGAGCAGGTCTACCAGGTACACCTCGAAGGGGCCTACAAAGTCACCCGCGCCGCCTGGCCGCACTTGCGCGAGCAGAACTGGGGGCGGGTGATCTTCACCGCCTCGACCTCGGGCATCTATGGCAACTTCGGCCAGGCCAACTATGGCGCGGCCAAGCTCGGCCTGTATGGCCTGACCCGCACCCTGGCCATCGAAGGGCGCAAGCATGGCGTCCTGGTCAACGCCATCGCCCCCACGGGTGGCACGCGCATGACCGAAGGGCTGATTCCGCCACAGGTGTTCGAACAACTCAAGCCCGAGCTGGTCAGCCCGCTGGTGGTGTACCTGGGCAGTGACGCCTGCCAGGACAGCGGCGGCTTGTATGAAGTTGGCGGCGGCTGGGTCGGCAAGGTGCGCTGGGAGCGTAGCCTGGGTGTTGGCTTCGACCCGCGCGAGGGCTTTTCGCCTGAAGACATCGCTGCCAACTGGCAGCAGATCGGCAGCTTTGACAACGCCGTACATCCCAAGGACAGCCTCGAAGCCCTGCAACAGATGATGGCCAACCTGCAGAAGTATCCACAGGGCTGA
- a CDS encoding flavodoxin: MKVVILSGSVYGTAEEVARHAEKLLKQAGFEAWHAHRATLQDIQGFAPQAFLAVTSTTGMGELPDNLMPLFSTIRDALPAEWRGFKGAVIGLGDSSYGDTFCGGGEQLRELFAEMGLVEVQPMLRLDASETVTPETDAEPWLAELANKLRG; encoded by the coding sequence ATGAAAGTCGTGATCCTTTCCGGTTCGGTCTATGGCACCGCCGAAGAAGTCGCTCGGCATGCCGAGAAGTTGCTCAAACAAGCGGGTTTCGAGGCCTGGCACGCCCACCGGGCTACCCTGCAGGACATCCAGGGCTTTGCCCCGCAGGCATTTTTGGCCGTGACCTCGACCACCGGCATGGGCGAGCTGCCGGACAACCTCATGCCGCTGTTCAGTACCATTCGCGATGCGCTGCCGGCCGAGTGGCGCGGCTTCAAGGGCGCGGTGATCGGCCTGGGCGATTCCAGCTATGGCGATACCTTCTGCGGTGGCGGCGAGCAACTGCGCGAGCTGTTCGCCGAGATGGGCCTGGTAGAGGTTCAGCCGATGCTGCGCCTGGATGCCAGCGAAACCGTTACCCCGGAAACCGACGCCGAGCCGTGGCTTGCCGAGCTGGCCAACAAGCTGCGCGGCTGA
- a CDS encoding LrgB family protein encodes MTLEPMPLFWLALTLLAYLGSRWLYRRTGRYLLSPLILVPAVLLAIAVPLHTAYAEYARNTHWLMSVLGPVTVAFAVPIWQQRALLARHWPALTLGMLVGSAASIGSSWGLAQLLALDSSVSLSLVPRSITTPFAMPLAKDLGGVPELTAVFVMFTGVLGAMFGGVLLKYLPLRTPLARGALFGVGAHGAGVSRAHEVGGEEGSVAGLVMVLTGLLNLFAAPLLTLLL; translated from the coding sequence ATGACGCTTGAGCCGATGCCGCTGTTCTGGCTGGCCCTGACCCTGCTGGCCTATCTTGGCAGCCGCTGGTTGTACCGGCGCACCGGGCGTTACCTGCTGTCACCGTTGATCCTGGTGCCGGCCGTGCTGCTGGCGATCGCCGTGCCGCTGCACACCGCCTATGCCGAGTACGCGCGCAACACTCACTGGCTGATGTCGGTGCTGGGCCCGGTCACGGTGGCCTTTGCCGTACCGATCTGGCAACAGCGCGCCTTGCTCGCCCGCCACTGGCCGGCCCTGACCCTCGGCATGCTGGTCGGCAGTGCGGCCTCGATTGGCAGTTCCTGGGGCCTGGCGCAGCTGTTGGCACTGGACAGCTCGGTGAGCCTGTCGCTGGTGCCGCGCTCGATCACCACGCCCTTTGCCATGCCGCTGGCCAAAGACCTGGGCGGCGTGCCGGAGCTGACCGCGGTGTTCGTGATGTTCACCGGAGTGCTCGGGGCGATGTTTGGTGGCGTGCTGCTCAAGTACCTGCCGCTGCGCACGCCGTTGGCCCGTGGCGCGCTGTTCGGCGTCGGCGCCCATGGAGCGGGCGTCAGCCGCGCACATGAAGTGGGCGGTGAAGAGGGTTCGGTGGCCGGCCTGGTGATGGTTCTCACCGGCCTGCTCAATCTGTTTGCCGCGCCGTTGCTGACCTTGCTGCTGTGA